The DNA window TCCACCTCCTGGTCGCGGAACGCCGCCGGCGCCAGCGGCTTCACCCATTCCGTGCAGCTCGGGCAGATGGGTGCCCGCAGGACGGGCGTTCCGTTGAGGCGGACCTCGTGGGAGCCCAACGCGTCGGCTTGCTCGAGGGTGGCGCGTACCTCGGCCGCCTTCGCGTCCGCGGGGAGGGAGGCGATGCGTACGACGACGTCGTGCGGCTTCGTCGGGTCGAGCTTGCGCTTCGCCCACGGCTTGCCGTCGATCGTCACCGCGTCGAACCGGCCGCGCAGCTCGGCGAGCAGCCGTTCGTGCACCCGCGTCAGTCCGCGTACGACCGCCACCTCGACGTCGAGGCTGCCCTGGGCGGCGAGCAGGTCGACGGCGATCGTGAGCCGTTCCTCCCGCGACACGGCCCGGACGGGCACGCCGCAGGTCGGGCAGCTGACGTCGGCGAAGCGGGCGTAGAGGATGCGCAGGAACGGGTGCAGGCCGACCGAAGTCGCGACGGTCGACGCGGGGTTGACGTTGAGCACGTTCTGCTCGATCGCGACCGCCGGCCCCAAGCCCTCGACGCCGCGCACCTGCGCGGCCGGCAGCCGCGCACGTCCGAGCCCGAGTGCCTCGATGAACCGGCGCCGCGCCTCGGCGTAGACGACCTCGAACGCGAGCGACGACTTCCCCGACCCGGAGACCCCGACCACCGCCGTCAGCCCCGGCCCGAAGGTCACATCGACGTCGCGCAGATTGTGCTCCGCGGCACCCCGAACCACCACCTGTCTCGGCGGTGCGGCGCGACGCGACATAGCCGCGACCCTACAAGGAGGGTCAGACGGGGTAGAGGCGCTCCACGTCGTCGAGGAGGGCGTTGGCCCACATCAGGCCGGCGCCGCCCCAGAGGTCGCGGTCGACGATGTGGACCTGGTTCTTGGCGACCGAGGGCAGCTTCTTGGCCAGCGGGTGCTCGACGAGCTTGTTCGCCAGACCGTCCTTGTCGCCCTTCGGGGCGGTGACGATCAGCCAGTCGGCGGTGAGCTCGGTGAGGCGTTCGAGGCTCACGCCCTTCGCGGTCTCGGTGGGGGAGTGGACGTCGAGTCCGACCGATGTCAAGTGGGCGTTGACGGGGTACGGGGCGTCCCACCACCAGAACGTTCCGGGCTCGAACACGCCGACCACGTTGACCGAGATCTTCCTTGCAGCGTTGGCGTTCTTCAGCTTGGCGACGCGTTCGTCGAACTGTGTCAGCAGCTCGTTGGCGCGTTCCTTGCGGTTGACGGCGTCGGCGACGAGCTGGAAGACGCCGCGCCAGTCGTTGCCGGAGGGGAGCGTGACCAGGGGTGCGAGGTCGCGTACCTCGTTCCACGCGGTGTCCTCGGCGAGCCAGTCCCAGCCGAGCAACAGGTCGGGCCGCGTGGCCGCGACCTGCTCGGGGTCGGGCGGGAGGAGGCTGGAGGTGATCGTCTCTGGTGCGAGGTCCACCCAGCCCGTGGCGAACGCGCCGGAGAAGACCGGCGTGAGGCCGAGCGCGATCATGTCGATCTCGGCCGAGCCGACGAGCGCGACCGGCCTGGTGGGCGCGATGGGTACGTCGACCGGGCCGCGCGAGTCGTTGATCTCCCGCGTGGTCGGGGTCGGCGCCGCTTCCTGCTGGTCCGTCGCGCAGCCCGCGAGCAGTCCCGCGAACGCCAGCCCACCCACCACGAACTCCCGCCTCGTGGCGGCCTCCACGCTCATCATTTGGCCAGGCTAACCTAACCCGACACGACCGCGGTGGCGTTTGGCGAGACGATCCCACATGCGCGAGCGCTTCTCAGCCATGGAGGATCCGGCGGCCGGGCGCTTGGATTGTCCTCATGAAGACAAGGACAAGTGGCTGGGT is part of the Tenggerimyces flavus genome and encodes:
- a CDS encoding ABC transporter substrate-binding protein, encoding MMSVEAATRREFVVGGLAFAGLLAGCATDQQEAAPTPTTREINDSRGPVDVPIAPTRPVALVGSAEIDMIALGLTPVFSGAFATGWVDLAPETITSSLLPPDPEQVAATRPDLLLGWDWLAEDTAWNEVRDLAPLVTLPSGNDWRGVFQLVADAVNRKERANELLTQFDERVAKLKNANAARKISVNVVGVFEPGTFWWWDAPYPVNAHLTSVGLDVHSPTETAKGVSLERLTELTADWLIVTAPKGDKDGLANKLVEHPLAKKLPSVAKNQVHIVDRDLWGGAGLMWANALLDDVERLYPV